The Rhodopseudomonas palustris genome window below encodes:
- a CDS encoding TonB-dependent siderophore receptor, producing MPDRSDARRRAHQALLTTCCGLAARVAIGSAVCLTALVPQTAEAQSPSQQLPSVTVEAPKNRAVATRSAPAPQRNTRAPIRRQARRAPVAAPPSPSERAAAAAAQLNEAKLGYRAMPSPTTLRSGASPLDSSQSVNVVPEQVLKDQLPRNLDDALANVSGVTQTNTLAGSFDAVIRRGFGDNRDGSIMRNGMPLVQGRALGADVESVEVLKGPASLLYGIQTPGGIVNTISKRPELYQHGSLTVIGSTFGGGKNGSQAVVDVTGPIGDGGVAYRFVGSGLDEDYWRNFGANREMLIAPSLAWYGDRTTLQFGYEHREFSYPFDRGTSFVNGAPLAIPATRRLDEAFNRTWGKSDLVQGSIEHRLDDNWKVTAAYSFNSETYDANQLRITSVDARTGVERRSNDGTKGAMAYVSYGTSYLQGNVWLGDFRNELLIGGDAQRRVIYRQDLIRQATPNFNFYNPTYGLVQPGTTVSPSDSNQTDQLETRSLFLQDTLHLTNWFALVGGLRWMEYDQLAGRGRPFTANTNLDGSKVLPLAGAILKLNDQVSLYASYTQSLQPTSSIAPLTGGFVIGSNIAPEEGTQYEAGLKFDLNKRLSGTLAVYDIDKKNVLVSQFNAATGLNEYRAAGKVRSRGVEFDVTGRLDDHWSTIASYGYTDAIVTEDPALVGKRLQNVAMNTASLFLVYDFGTALPGRLRVGGGPRYVGDRPGDSTNSFVLPAYTVADIFASYETRTGPFPVTYQFNVKNVFDTVYYPSAVNTLNVAVGDARRFSLAATVKF from the coding sequence ATGCCAGACCGATCCGACGCTCGCCGCCGAGCCCATCAGGCTCTCCTCACCACCTGCTGCGGTCTTGCTGCCCGTGTCGCTATCGGCTCCGCAGTGTGCTTGACGGCGCTGGTCCCGCAGACGGCTGAAGCGCAGTCGCCGTCGCAGCAGTTGCCGAGTGTCACCGTCGAGGCGCCGAAAAATCGTGCGGTCGCGACGCGGTCTGCGCCGGCGCCGCAGCGAAACACCCGTGCTCCCATCAGACGGCAGGCGCGCCGCGCCCCGGTTGCGGCGCCGCCGAGCCCGTCCGAACGTGCAGCTGCTGCGGCCGCTCAATTGAACGAAGCCAAGCTCGGCTATCGCGCGATGCCGAGCCCGACCACGCTGCGCAGCGGCGCCTCGCCGCTCGATAGCTCGCAATCCGTCAACGTCGTGCCCGAGCAGGTGCTGAAGGATCAGCTGCCGCGCAATCTCGACGACGCGCTCGCCAATGTCAGCGGCGTCACCCAGACCAACACGCTGGCCGGCTCGTTCGACGCCGTGATCCGCCGCGGCTTCGGCGACAATCGCGACGGCTCGATCATGCGCAACGGCATGCCGCTGGTGCAGGGCCGCGCGCTCGGCGCAGACGTCGAAAGCGTCGAAGTGCTGAAAGGCCCGGCCTCGCTGCTGTACGGCATCCAGACGCCCGGCGGCATCGTCAACACCATCAGCAAGCGGCCCGAATTGTATCAGCACGGCTCGCTCACCGTGATCGGCTCGACCTTCGGTGGCGGCAAGAACGGCAGCCAGGCGGTCGTTGACGTCACCGGCCCGATCGGCGATGGCGGCGTCGCCTATCGGTTCGTCGGCTCGGGCCTCGATGAAGACTACTGGCGCAATTTCGGCGCCAATCGCGAGATGCTGATCGCGCCGTCGCTGGCCTGGTATGGCGACCGCACCACGCTTCAGTTCGGCTACGAGCATCGCGAGTTCAGCTATCCGTTCGACCGCGGCACGTCGTTCGTGAATGGCGCGCCGCTGGCGATCCCCGCGACGCGCCGGCTCGACGAGGCGTTCAACCGGACCTGGGGCAAGTCGGATCTGGTGCAGGGCTCGATCGAGCACCGGCTCGACGACAATTGGAAAGTCACCGCCGCCTACAGCTTCAACAGCGAGACCTACGACGCCAACCAGCTCCGCATCACCTCGGTCGATGCCCGCACCGGCGTCGAGCGCCGCAGCAATGACGGCACCAAGGGTGCGATGGCGTATGTCAGCTACGGCACGTCCTATCTGCAGGGCAATGTCTGGCTCGGCGACTTCCGCAACGAGCTGCTGATCGGCGGCGATGCGCAACGCCGCGTGATCTATCGCCAGGATCTGATCCGCCAGGCGACGCCGAACTTCAATTTCTACAATCCCACTTACGGCCTGGTGCAGCCCGGCACCACGGTGTCGCCCTCCGACAGCAATCAGACCGATCAGCTCGAGACCCGCTCGTTGTTCCTGCAGGATACGCTGCATCTCACCAACTGGTTCGCGCTGGTCGGCGGCCTGCGCTGGATGGAATACGACCAACTCGCCGGCCGCGGCCGGCCGTTCACCGCCAACACCAATCTCGACGGCAGCAAGGTGCTGCCGCTCGCCGGCGCCATCCTCAAGCTGAACGATCAGGTCTCGCTCTATGCCAGCTACACCCAGTCGCTGCAGCCGACCTCGAGCATTGCGCCGCTGACCGGCGGCTTCGTCATCGGCTCGAACATCGCGCCGGAAGAAGGCACGCAATACGAAGCCGGCCTGAAGTTCGACCTGAACAAGCGGCTGTCGGGCACGCTGGCGGTCTACGACATCGACAAGAAGAACGTGCTGGTGTCGCAGTTCAACGCCGCGACCGGCCTCAACGAATATCGCGCTGCCGGCAAGGTCCGCTCACGCGGCGTCGAGTTCGACGTCACCGGCCGGCTCGATGACCACTGGAGCACGATCGCCAGCTACGGCTACACCGACGCGATCGTCACCGAGGATCCGGCGCTGGTCGGCAAGCGGCTGCAGAACGTCGCGATGAACACCGCGTCGCTATTCCTGGTCTACGATTTCGGCACGGCGCTGCCCGGCCGGCTGCGTGTCGGCGGCGGCCCCCGTTATGTCGGCGATCGGCCCGGCGACAGCACCAATTCCTTCGTGCTGCCCGCCTACACGGTGGCCGACATCTTCGCCAGCTACGAGACCCGGACAGGTCCGTTCCCGGTGACCTATCAGTTCAACGTCAAGAACGTGTTCGACACCGTGTACTATCCGTCCGCCGTCAACACCCTCAACGTCGCGGTCGGTGACGCTCGGCGGTTCTCGCTGGCCGCGACGGTCAAGTTCTAG